One Ahaetulla prasina isolate Xishuangbanna chromosome 10, ASM2864084v1, whole genome shotgun sequence genomic region harbors:
- the LOC131204495 gene encoding beta-1,4-galactosyltransferase 3-like, with the protein MLQMRGRYLLLFLGVQLVVMALLYREGYRKRVAYFLGIFCKGGALTMLNGFPNASLPGDVYANLSLIARPPLPPEELPYCPEVSPFLGGPIRVTLPFGLTLEGVLRRNPYVTKGGRYRPPDCDATHKTAVIIPHRNREQHLKYLLYYLHPFLQRQQLSYGIYIIHQTESYTFNRAKLLNVGFKEAMKDEDWDCIFFHDVDLIPEDDRNIYTCDQFPKHVAVAMDKFGYKLPYKTYFGGVSALSPEQYMKMNGFPNNYWGWGGEDDDIAVRVALSGMVISRPSIQYGRYRMIKHGHDKGNEQNPKRFNLLAKTRRTWKQDGMNTLEYQLLSKELHPLYTNITVFIGTEKGMQHTT; encoded by the exons ATGCTACAAATGCGTGGCCGCTACCTGCTGCTCTTCCTGGGAGTACAGCTGGTGGTGATGGCCCTGCTGTACCGCGAGGGCTACCGGAAACGCGTCGCTTATTTCTTAGGCATTTTTTGCAAAGGGGGCGCATTGACTATGCTGAACGGCTTCCCCAACGCATCGCTGCCAGGGGATGTCTACGCCAACCTCAGCCTGATTGCCCGGCCTCCTTTGCCCCCCGAGGAACTTCCCTACTGCCCTGAAGTCTCGCCTTTTCTTG GAGGGCCCATTCGAGTGACGCTTCCCTTCGGATTGACGCTTGAAGGTGTCCTACGGAGGAATCCCTATGTGACCAAAGGGGGGCGTTACCGTCCCCCCGACTGTGACGCCACTCACAAAACAGCTGTCATCATTCCCCACCGTAATCGGGAGCAACACCTCAAGTACCTACTATATTATTTGCACCCTTTCCTGCAACGACAGCAGCTCAGCTATGGCATCTATATCATCCATCAG ACTGAAAGTTATACTTTTAATCGGGCCAAGCTTTTGAATGTGGGTTTCAAGGAAGCGATGAAAGACGAGGATTGGGACTGCATATTCTTCCACGATGTAGATCTCATTCCGGAGGATGATCGAAATATTTATACGTGCGATCAGTTTCCGAAACATGTGGCTGTTGCCATGGACAAGTTTGGCTACAA GCTTCCCTACAAGACGTATTTTGGAGGGGTTTCGGCACTTAGTCCAGAGCAATATATGAAGATGAACGGCTTTCCTAACAACTACTGGGGCTGGGGTGGTGAAGATGATGACATCGCCGTCAG GGTAGCCCTAAGTGGAATGGTGATCTCTCGCCCGTCTATTCAGTATGGCCGCTATCGCATGATCAAACATGGACACGACAAGGGCAATGAACAGAATCCCAAGAG ATTTAACTTGCTGGCCAAGACGAGGAGGACCTGGAAACAAGACGGGATGAACACCTTGGAATATCAGCTGCTCTCCAAGGAACTCCACCCTCTCTACACCAACATCACTGTGTTCATTGGGACTGAGAAGGGCATGCAGCACACCACATGA
- the DYRK1B gene encoding dual specificity tyrosine-phosphorylation-regulated kinase 1B isoform X1, with product MLLTLQSHWARQEPSCFLPSTCNNRKMVTGGSSTPQCQLPPCSQVASLGRSLPTETIMSSQHSHAPFSSIQTMAEHQQIMPDLAILQRRIPLTFRDSATAPLRKLSVDLIKTYKHINEVYYAKKKRRALQVAPEDTSTKKERKVHNEGYDDDNYDYIVRNGERWLERYEIDSLIGKGSFGQVVKAYDQQAQEWVAIKIIKNKKAFLSQAQIELRLLELMNQHDTEMKYYIVHLKRHFMFRSHLCLVFELLSYNLYDLLRNTNFRGVSLNLTRKFAQQLCTALLFLATPELSIIHCDLKPENILLCNPKRSAIKIVDFGSSCQLGQRIYQYIQSRFYRSPEVLLGMPYDLAIDMWSLGCILVEMHTGEPLFSGANEADQMSRIVEVLGLPPPHMLEQAPKARKYFEKLPEGGWVLRRGKDGRKDYKVPGTRRLHEVLGVESGGPGGRRAGEQGHSPSDYLKFKDLVLRMLDYEPRSRITPFYALQHNFFKKTADEGTNTSASTSPSLGTEHSHSTSTTSSVSSSGGSSGSSNDNRGYRYSNRYYSNMGTVHADCEMQSPQALPQQQMRLWASGDNEGIPHILPHKPTPSQAMPCFPPSGHPPYQRPPLPLSPPLPEAMEVSLGPRHLDCNPTGLGSSGLHLGASAFRTRTAGGSRPEGLGLNYPLRGRGHRDTDETALMGVCVPQGTAASS from the exons GTGGCAGCAGCACCCCACAATGCCAGCTGCCTCCCTGCAGCCAGGTTGCCTCTCTGGGCCGCTCTCTTCCTACTGAGACAATCATGTCGAGCCAGCACAGCCATGCTCCCTTCTCCAGCATCCAGACCATGGCTGAGCATCAGCAG ATCATGCCAGACCTGGCCATTCTGCAGAGAAGGATCCCACTTACATTTCGGGACTCTGCCACAGCCCCACTGCGCAAGCTCTCTGTGGACCTCATCAAAACATACAAGCATATCAATGAG GTCTATTATGCTAAGAAGAAACGCCGAGCTTTGCAGGTGGCACCTGAGGACACAAGTACCAAAAAGGAACGGAAAGTGCACAACGAAGGCTATGATGATGACAACTATGATTACATTGTCCGCAATGGCGAGCGCTGGCTAGAACGTTATGAGATAGACTCCCTCATTGGCAAAGGATCCTTTGGACAG GTAGTGAAGGCCTACGATCAACAGGCTCAGGAATGGGTAGCCATCAAGATTATCAAGAACAAGAAAGCATTTCTGAGTCAGGCTCAGATTGAACTGCGGCTGCTGGAGCTTATGAACCAGCATGACACTGAGATGAAATACTACATTG TGCACTTGAAGCGTCATTTCATGTTCCGGAGCCATTTGTGCCTGGTGTTTGAGTTGCTGTCCTACAACCTCTATGACCTGCTTCGTAACACCAACTTCCGTGGCGTCTCTCTCAATCTCACGCGCAAGTTTGCCCAGCAGCTGTGCACTGCGCTGCTCTTCCTGGCAACACCTGAACTCAGCATCATCCACTGTGATCTCAAGCCTGAGAACATCCTGCTCTGCAACCCCAAACGCAGTGCCATTAAAATTGTGGACTTCGGCAGCTCCTGTCAGTTGGGCCAGCGT ATCTATCAGTACATCCAGAGCCGATTTTACCGCTCGCCGGAAGTGCTGCTAGGCATGCCTTATGACCTGGCAATCGACATGTGGTCCTTAGGCTGTATTCTGGTGGAGATGCATACAGGAGAGCCCCTCTTTAGTGGTGCCAACGAG GCGGATCAAATGAGCCGGATTGTGGAGGTGCTGGGACTGCCCCCACCTCACATGTTGGAGCAGGCTCCCAAGGCTCGGAAATACTTTGAGAAGCTGCCCGAGGGGGGCTGGGTCCTCCGGCGGGGCAAAGATGGCAGGAAG GACTACAAGGTTCCAGGGACACGGCGGCTGCATGAAGTATTAGGGGTCGAGAGTGGGGGCCCAGGTGGACGCCGTGCAGGAGAGCAGGGCCATTCGCCTTCTGACTACCTGAAGTTCAAGGATTTAGTGCTGCGCATGCTGGACTATGAACCCCGTAGCCGCATCACTCCCTTCTATGCCCTGCAGCATAACTTTTTCAAGAAAACTGCTGATGAGGGCACCAATACGAGTGCCAGCACCTCACCAAGCCTGGGAACAGAGCATAGCCACTCCACCAGCACCAccagttctgtgtccagttcgg gtggttccagtggttctTCCAATGACAACCGTGGTTACCGCTACAGCAATCGTTACTACAGCAACATGGGCACAGTGCATGCTGACTGTGAGATGCAGAGTCCCCAG GCGCTTCCTCAGCAGCAGATGCGTCTCTGGGCCAGCGGTGACAACGAGGGTATTCCTCACATCTTACCTCATAAGCCCACACCTAGTCAGGCCATGCCATGTTTCCCCCCGAGCGGGCACCCTCCGTACCAGCGCCCTCCACTCCCGCTATCTCCTCCACTTCCGGAGGCCATGGAGGTGTCTCTGGGCCCTCGCCATCTGGACTGCAACCCCACTGGGCTGGGCTCCTCCGGCTTGCACTTGGGCGCCTCGGCCTTCCGGACTAGGACTGCTGGCGGCTCACGCCCTGAGGGACTTGGCCTCAACTATCCACTTCGTGGCCGTGGGCACCGAGACACTGACGAGACTGCACTGATGGGCGTCTGCGTGCCCCAGGGCACAGCTGCCAGCTCCTGA
- the DYRK1B gene encoding dual specificity tyrosine-phosphorylation-regulated kinase 1B isoform X2, with amino-acid sequence MSSQHSHAPFSSIQTMAEHQQIMPDLAILQRRIPLTFRDSATAPLRKLSVDLIKTYKHINEVYYAKKKRRALQVAPEDTSTKKERKVHNEGYDDDNYDYIVRNGERWLERYEIDSLIGKGSFGQVVKAYDQQAQEWVAIKIIKNKKAFLSQAQIELRLLELMNQHDTEMKYYIVHLKRHFMFRSHLCLVFELLSYNLYDLLRNTNFRGVSLNLTRKFAQQLCTALLFLATPELSIIHCDLKPENILLCNPKRSAIKIVDFGSSCQLGQRIYQYIQSRFYRSPEVLLGMPYDLAIDMWSLGCILVEMHTGEPLFSGANEADQMSRIVEVLGLPPPHMLEQAPKARKYFEKLPEGGWVLRRGKDGRKDYKVPGTRRLHEVLGVESGGPGGRRAGEQGHSPSDYLKFKDLVLRMLDYEPRSRITPFYALQHNFFKKTADEGTNTSASTSPSLGTEHSHSTSTTSSVSSSGGSSGSSNDNRGYRYSNRYYSNMGTVHADCEMQSPQALPQQQMRLWASGDNEGIPHILPHKPTPSQAMPCFPPSGHPPYQRPPLPLSPPLPEAMEVSLGPRHLDCNPTGLGSSGLHLGASAFRTRTAGGSRPEGLGLNYPLRGRGHRDTDETALMGVCVPQGTAASS; translated from the exons ATGTCGAGCCAGCACAGCCATGCTCCCTTCTCCAGCATCCAGACCATGGCTGAGCATCAGCAG ATCATGCCAGACCTGGCCATTCTGCAGAGAAGGATCCCACTTACATTTCGGGACTCTGCCACAGCCCCACTGCGCAAGCTCTCTGTGGACCTCATCAAAACATACAAGCATATCAATGAG GTCTATTATGCTAAGAAGAAACGCCGAGCTTTGCAGGTGGCACCTGAGGACACAAGTACCAAAAAGGAACGGAAAGTGCACAACGAAGGCTATGATGATGACAACTATGATTACATTGTCCGCAATGGCGAGCGCTGGCTAGAACGTTATGAGATAGACTCCCTCATTGGCAAAGGATCCTTTGGACAG GTAGTGAAGGCCTACGATCAACAGGCTCAGGAATGGGTAGCCATCAAGATTATCAAGAACAAGAAAGCATTTCTGAGTCAGGCTCAGATTGAACTGCGGCTGCTGGAGCTTATGAACCAGCATGACACTGAGATGAAATACTACATTG TGCACTTGAAGCGTCATTTCATGTTCCGGAGCCATTTGTGCCTGGTGTTTGAGTTGCTGTCCTACAACCTCTATGACCTGCTTCGTAACACCAACTTCCGTGGCGTCTCTCTCAATCTCACGCGCAAGTTTGCCCAGCAGCTGTGCACTGCGCTGCTCTTCCTGGCAACACCTGAACTCAGCATCATCCACTGTGATCTCAAGCCTGAGAACATCCTGCTCTGCAACCCCAAACGCAGTGCCATTAAAATTGTGGACTTCGGCAGCTCCTGTCAGTTGGGCCAGCGT ATCTATCAGTACATCCAGAGCCGATTTTACCGCTCGCCGGAAGTGCTGCTAGGCATGCCTTATGACCTGGCAATCGACATGTGGTCCTTAGGCTGTATTCTGGTGGAGATGCATACAGGAGAGCCCCTCTTTAGTGGTGCCAACGAG GCGGATCAAATGAGCCGGATTGTGGAGGTGCTGGGACTGCCCCCACCTCACATGTTGGAGCAGGCTCCCAAGGCTCGGAAATACTTTGAGAAGCTGCCCGAGGGGGGCTGGGTCCTCCGGCGGGGCAAAGATGGCAGGAAG GACTACAAGGTTCCAGGGACACGGCGGCTGCATGAAGTATTAGGGGTCGAGAGTGGGGGCCCAGGTGGACGCCGTGCAGGAGAGCAGGGCCATTCGCCTTCTGACTACCTGAAGTTCAAGGATTTAGTGCTGCGCATGCTGGACTATGAACCCCGTAGCCGCATCACTCCCTTCTATGCCCTGCAGCATAACTTTTTCAAGAAAACTGCTGATGAGGGCACCAATACGAGTGCCAGCACCTCACCAAGCCTGGGAACAGAGCATAGCCACTCCACCAGCACCAccagttctgtgtccagttcgg gtggttccagtggttctTCCAATGACAACCGTGGTTACCGCTACAGCAATCGTTACTACAGCAACATGGGCACAGTGCATGCTGACTGTGAGATGCAGAGTCCCCAG GCGCTTCCTCAGCAGCAGATGCGTCTCTGGGCCAGCGGTGACAACGAGGGTATTCCTCACATCTTACCTCATAAGCCCACACCTAGTCAGGCCATGCCATGTTTCCCCCCGAGCGGGCACCCTCCGTACCAGCGCCCTCCACTCCCGCTATCTCCTCCACTTCCGGAGGCCATGGAGGTGTCTCTGGGCCCTCGCCATCTGGACTGCAACCCCACTGGGCTGGGCTCCTCCGGCTTGCACTTGGGCGCCTCGGCCTTCCGGACTAGGACTGCTGGCGGCTCACGCCCTGAGGGACTTGGCCTCAACTATCCACTTCGTGGCCGTGGGCACCGAGACACTGACGAGACTGCACTGATGGGCGTCTGCGTGCCCCAGGGCACAGCTGCCAGCTCCTGA